A part of Corvus cornix cornix isolate S_Up_H32 chromosome Z, ASM73873v5, whole genome shotgun sequence genomic DNA contains:
- the PDE4D gene encoding cAMP-specific 3',5'-cyclic phosphodiesterase 4D isoform X6: MPEANYLLSVSWGYIKFKRMLNRELTHLSEMSRSGNQVSEYISNTFLDKQHEVEIPSPTQKEKEKKKRPMSQISGVKKLMHSSSLTNSSIPRFGVKTEQEDVLAKELEDLNKWGLQVFRVAELSGNRPLTVIMHTIFQERDLLKTFKIPVDTLITYLMTLEDHYHADVAYHNNIHAADVVQSTHVLLSTPALEAVFTDLEILAAIFASAIHDVDHPGVSNQFLINTNSELALMYNDSSVLENHHLAVGFKLLQEENCDIFQNLTKKQRQSLRKMVIDIVLATDMSKHMNLLADLKTMVETKKVTSSGVLLLDNYSDRIQVLQNMVHCADLSNPTKPLHLYRQWTDRIMEEFFRQGDRERERGMEISPMCDKHNASVEKSQVGFIDYIVHPLWETWADLVHPDAQDILDTLEDNREWYQSTIPRSPSPAPEEKEEGKQGQPEKFQFELTLEEDGESDTEKDSGSQVEEDTSFSDSKTLCTQDSESTEIPLDEQVGEEVEEEENQTAEPCVVEEHSPDT; encoded by the exons atgcCTGAGGCAAACTATTTACTCTCAGTTTCTTGGGGCTACATAAAG tttaaaaGAATGCTCAACCGTGAGCTAACCCACCTCTCTGAAATGAGCAGGTCAGGCAATCAGGTCTCAGAATATATATCAAACACTTTCTTAG ACAAGCAACATGAAGTTGAAATCCCTTCTCCgacacagaaagagaaagagaaaaagaagaggccAATGTCCCAGATCAGTGGAGTCAAAAAGCTcatgcacagctccagcctAACTAATTCCAGTATTCCCAGGTTTGGAGTTAAAACAGAACAAGAAGATGTCCTTGCCAAG GAACTTGAAGATTTGAACAAGTGGGGCCTTCAGGTTTTCAGAGTAGCAGAGTTATCTGGAAACAGACCTTTGACTGTCATCATGCACACTATTTTCCAG GAGAGGGACTTGTTAAAAACTTTTAAGATTCCAGTAGATACTTTAATAACTTACTTGATGACCCTGGAGGACCATTACCATGCAGATGTGGCATACCATAATAACATACATGCTGCAGACGTTGTTCAGTCAACCCATGTCCTACTATCAACCCCAGCATTAGAG GCAGTCTTCACTGATTTGGAGATTCTTGCAGCAATTTTTGCCAGCGCAATACATGATGTAGATCATCCTGGGGTTTCAAACCAGTTTCTTATCAACACAA ATTCTGAACTCGCCTTGATGTACAATGACTCATCAGTACTGGAGAATCATCACTTAGCTGTGGGTTTcaagctgctgcaggaagaaaattgtGACATTTTCCAGAATTTGACCAAAAAACAGAGACAATCATTGAGGAAAATGGTCATTGACATT gtTCTTGCAACAGATATGTCTAAGCATATGAATCTACTGGCTGATTTAAAAACTATGgttgaaacaaaaaaagtgacCAGTTCTGGTGTCCTGCTTCTTGATAACTATTCAGACAGGATTCAG GTTCTTCAGAATATGGTGCACTGTGCAGATCTGAGCAATCCTACCAAGCCACTCCATCTCTACCGCCAATGGACAGACAGAATAATGGAGGAATTTTTCCGTCAGGGAGACCgggaaagagagaggggaaTGGAGATAAGTCCCATGTGTGATAAGCACAATGCATCTGTGGAAAAATCACAG GTGGGATTTATAGATTACATTGTTCATCCTTTGTGGGAGACATGGGCAGATCTTGTTCACCCAGATGCCCAGGATATCTTAGATACACTGGAGGACAATCGAGAATGGTACCAGAGCACAATCCCTCGAAGTCCCTCTCCTGcacctgaagaaaaggaggagggaaagcagggTCAACCTGAAAAATTCCAGTTTGAACTAACACTAGAGGAAGACGGTGAGTCAGACACTGAAAAGGACAGTGGAAGTCAAGTAGAAGAAGACACCAGCTTCAGTGACTCCAAGACTCTTTGCACCCAGGATTCAGAATCCACTGAAATTCCTCTTGATGAGCAAGTAGGGGAAGAAGTAGAAGAGGAGGAGAACCAAACAGCAGAGCCTTGTGTGGTAGAAGAACATTCTCCTGACACATAA